AACGAAGAAGAGTGGAAGATTATTTTGGAATCACAAAAAATTCTTCATTTGCCTGAACTTAAAGTCACCGCGACTTGTGTTCGAGTGCCTGTTTTGAGAGCGCATTCGGAGAGTATTAACATCGAATTCGAGCGGCGGCCTACTCGTGAGCAAGCTCGCGAAGCATTAGAGGCATTTCCTGGTGTCTGTATCGTTGATGACCGAGAACTAAACTACTTCCCGATGCCGATTGATGCATCCGGTAAAGAAGATGTTTTAGTTGGACGGCTTCGATACGATGCAAGTAACGACAACGCAATCGAT
The sequence above is drawn from the bacterium genome and encodes:
- a CDS encoding Asd/ArgC dimerization domain-containing protein, producing the protein NEEEWKIILESQKILHLPELKVTATCVRVPVLRAHSESINIEFERRPTREQAREALEAFPGVCIVDDRELNYFPMPIDASGKEDVLVGRLRYDASNDNAIDLFVSGDQLLKGAALNAVQIAEKMIERNLI